Proteins encoded in a region of the Lepeophtheirus salmonis chromosome 6, UVic_Lsal_1.4, whole genome shotgun sequence genome:
- the LOC121120040 gene encoding uncharacterized protein K02A2.6 has product MTEEVMYTLAPSGGLTPSLPSPPPMKLGKEIAYNWEQFKIRLEIYLNCFQDLTDSVKASILLSVVGSEVLEIYQSFDLQGDQKFNYEVIMTKLEAYCSPKRNVVFDSYLFWSAEKGEHEEWSDYFTKIKGLSKHCEFGTQRDRHLRDKLVFSVPDAQESLKKSLLEKPDLKLDVCLRELRLHERTMRQLISMREKVQTEEVCSFRGSRKQQKWKEDQAKMIRCKWCGFAEEHKREECPAQRSKAVCRNCEGVGHYARVCRSKREMRKAGKKEPVVEDFGMEEEMDNFTLDSLILSEKEGSEWYVNILINGYPVRAKVDTGASVTVLPEEFIRKLKIGRLEKARDGRGPDNTIIPMKGQGRASFQIKEKKIWGNVMFGKVRKPLLGLIEIKSLGLLKEGNADSLEFPSMPGEYKIELKEDVVPWAETTSRRVPLPLYCKVEQEIKKLELYDIIVKEFEPTEWCSPMVVVKKTEGVRLCVDYQKLNKCIRVPKFPISSCQSTIARIKGKIFSKLDAVMGFHHIKLNHQSSKMTTFITPFGRYRFKRLPFGISSGPEVFQARLTQMLDSVKGVHVHIDDILITSETDQEHDERLGKVIDIMKKNNIRLNKEKCVFRVKKIKFLGYIISSEGVFPDPGRIEDLKRVKPPGKVNENLARYHEGKAHKINADASSQGLGAVLTQWEEGMWRPIAYASRALTKAERNYAPIEKEAMGVVWACDYFAEYVLGKRFEIETDHKPLENLLGKHSLVDLPLRIQRFKLKLQRYDFTIKYIPGNAQHTADFLSRSISEKKMEQEIKEDFGLGGEICTITEMIISDVPASDKRLRQIEDCTRKDPILAEVINYVNKGWPKYITDVENLLRSYYRYREDIYIWKGLIMYKERIIIPVELRREILDKLHDGHLGIVKTKMRAKSSVFWPWIGSQIEQLIDSCSKCSEYGMTKKMPLIRSKWPLGPWKMVATDLFTYDQKYYVIVVDYYSRFIEVTELTNQRASAVIMELKRIFARHGVPEILVSDNGPCYSSQEFSRFAKEWGFEQRFSAPKQPHQNGLAERGVQTVKNFLKKNGEIDRALLAYRAAPLQNGQTPAKLLYNRELRTLVPQRMKDPNDEETRKLEEQHRLYTQKHHNKRHRILREGKVQCGDKVYVVDLLKYGYIVQREDRRVCVMIGKKRYVRTLAQVRKM; this is encoded by the exons ATGACGGAAGAAGTGATGTATACGTTAGCTCCAAGTGGGGGCCTCACTCCATCCTTACCTTCACCTCCTCCAATGAAGCTGGGGAAGGAAATTGCCTACAATTGGGAGCAATTTAAAATCAGGTTGGAGATATACCTAAATTGCTTCCAGGATTTAACGGATTCGGTGAAGGCGTCAATCCTTCTTTCGGTAGTGGGAAGCGAGGTTTTGGAAATTTATCAAAGTTTTGATCTACAAGGAGATCAGAAGTTTAATTATGAGGTTATAATGACGAAATTGGAAGCATATTGTAGCCCTAAAAGGAACGTTGTTTTCGATTCCTATTTGTTTTGGTCAGCGGAGAAAGGGGAACATGAGGAATGGAGCGATTATTTTACGAAAATCAAAGGGCTATCCAAGCATTGCGAATTTGGAACTCAGAGAGATAGACATCTGAGAGACAAGTTGGTTTTTTCGGTTCCCGATGCGCAGGAAAGCCTAAAGAAGAGCCTCCTTGAAAAACCCGACCTTAAATTGGACGTATGTTTGCGGGAATTGAGGTTGCATGAAAGGACCATGCGACAATTAATATCAATGAGGGAAAAGGTACAAACGGAGGAAGTTTGTAGCTTTAGAGGCTCTAGGAAACAGCAGAAATGGAAGGAGGATCAGGCAAAGATGATAAGATGCAAGTGGTGTGGATTTGCTGAAGAGCATAAACGCGAAGAATGTCCAGCTCAAAGATCAAAAGCAGTGTGTCGAAACTGCGAAGGAGTAGGACACTATGCAAGAGTTTGTCGTTCAAAGAGGGAAATGAGAAAAGCTGGAAAAAAAGAACCGGTGGTAGAAGATTTTGGAATGGAGGAAGAAATGGATAATTTCACCTTAGATTCACTCATTCTAAGTGAAAAGGAAGGGAGTGAATGGTATgtcaacattttaattaatggaTACCCAGTACGGGCCAAAGTTGATACAGGGGCAAGTGTCACTGTACTTCCAGAGGAATTTATTAGAAAGTTAAAAATTGGGAGATTAGAAAAAGCAAGAGATGGAAGAGGACCGGACAATACAATCATTCCCATGAAAGGTCAAGGAAGAGCGTCgtttcaaattaaagaaaaaaaaatatgggggaATGTTATGTTTGGAAAAGTGAGGAAACCTCTTTTGGGGCTGATAGAAATAAAGTCTTTAGGCCTTTTAAAGGAAGGAAATGCTGACTCTTTGGAGTTCCCATCTATGCCAGGAGAgtataaaatagaattaaaagaaGATGTGGTTCCGTGGGCAGAAACAACTTCCAGAAGAGTACCTTTACCTTTATATTGTAAAGTTGaacaagaaataaagaaattggaACTGTATGATATAATTGTTAAAGAGTTTGAACCAACGGAATGGTGCTCTCCAATGGTGGTGGTCAAAAAGACTGAAGGGGTTAGACTATGTGTCGActatcagaaattaaataaatgcatacGAGTTCCAAAATTTCCTATATCGTCCTGTCAGAGTACAATTGCTCGtataaaagggaaaatattttccaaGTTAGACGCTGTTATGGGTTTccatcatataaaattaaatcatcaaAGTAGTAAAATGACAACCTTCATTACACCATTTGGGAGATATAGATTTAAACGTCTTCCTTTCGGTATCTCCAGTGGTCCAGAAGTATTTCAAGCCCGATTAACACAGATGTTAGATTCCGTCAAGGGTGTACACGTCCATATAGATGACATCCTTATAACAAGTGAGACAGACCAAGAACATGACGAGCGTTTGGGGAAGGTCattgatattatgaaaaaaaataatattagactaAATAAGGAAAAGTGTGTGTTTAGAGTCAAGAAGATAAAGTTTTTGGGTTATATCATATCCAGTGAAGGTGTATTCCCTGATCCTGGAAGGATTGAAGATCTCAAAAGGGTAAAACCGCCAGGAAAAGTAAATGAA aaCCTTGCGAGATATCATGAAGGGAAGGCACACAAGATAAATGCCGATGCTTCATCACAAGGGTTGGGAGCCGTTTTAACTCAATGGGAAGAAGGAATGTGGAGACCGATTGCATATGCAAGTAGAGCGTTAACTAAAGCTGAAAGAAATTATGCTCCGATTGAAAAAGAGGCTATGGGAGTTGTTTGGGCTTGTGATTACTTCGCTGAGTATGTACTGGGGAAGAGATTTGAAATAGAAACTGACCATAAACCGTTGGAAAATTTATTGGGAAAACATTCTTTGGTAGACTTGCCATTGAGAATACAGCGATTTAAGCTAAAGCTCCAAAGATATGACTTTACAATAAAGTACATTCCAGGAAATGCCCAACATACAGCCGATTTCCTCAGCCGGAgcatatctgaaaaaaaaatggagcaagaaataaaagaagattttgGCCTAGGAGGAGAGATTTGTACAATAACCGAAATGATTATCAGTGATGTACCTGCTTCCGATAAACGGTTAAGACAAATTGAAGATTGCACTAGGAAGGATCCTATACTTGCAGAGGTTATAAATTACGTTAACAAGGGTTGGCCAAAGTATATAACGGATGTAGAAAATTTGTTGCGCTCATACTATCGTTACAGGGAGGATATATATATCTGGAAAGGTCTCATAATgtataaagaaagaataataattcctGTAGAATTAAGACGTGAAATTCTCGATAAACTACACGACGGACATTTAGGAATTGTTAAAACGAAAATGAGGGCAAAGTCTTCTGTATTTTGGCCTTGGATTGGAAGTCAAATTGAACAACTAATAGACTCATGTTCAAAATGCTCAGAATATGGAATGACTAAGAAAATGCCTCTAATTAGAAGCAAGTGGCCTTTGGGACCTTGGAAGATGGTTGCAACAGATCTATTTACATACGATCAAAAATACTACGTTATAGTAGTAGACTACTATAGCAGATTTATTGAAGTTACGGAGCTAACAAATCAAAGAGCAAGCGCAGTGATTATGGaattaaaaaggatatttgcaAGACATGGAGTACCCGAGATACTGGTTTCTGATAACGGTCCATGTTACTCTAGTCAAGAGTTCTCTAGATTTGCTAAAGAGTGGGGATTTGAGCAACGTTTCTCAGCTCCAAAACAACCACATCAAAATGGACTAGCAGAAAGGGGTGTGCAAACGGTAAAAAACTTTCTTAAGAAAAATGGGGAAATTGACAGGGCATTACTGGCATATAGGGCGGCACCTTTGCAAAATGGACAAACCCCAGCAAAGTTACTGTATAATAGGGAATTGCGAACGTTGGTTCCACAGCGCATGAAGGACCCAAATGATGAGGAAACTCGGAAATTAGAAGAACAGCATCGATTGTACACCCAAAAACATCATAATAAACGACATAGAATTTTGCGGGAAGGAAAAGTCCAATGTGGAGACAAGGTCTATGTTGTTGATTTGTTAAAGTATGGATATATTGTTCAACGGGAAGATAGAAGAGTGTGTGTTATGATTGGAAAGAAAAGATACGTAAGGACGTTGGCTCAAGTAAGGAAAATGTAG